In Planctomycetota bacterium, one DNA window encodes the following:
- a CDS encoding exo-alpha-sialidase has product MQTLVWLIVGTVVLGQAAAVGAENPAVVTSEFIYETAPFPSCHASTIVETRNGQLVTAWFGGTAEGKPDVGIWFSRLIDGKWTAPVEVANGIQSDGSRYPCWNPVLFQPKTGPLFLFYKVGAGPSPWWGEVRTSADGATWSAAERLPQGIYGPIKNKPVQLASGDLLSPTSTEHDGWRVHFERSTDGGKTWSATAAVNDGRQIGAIQPSILLLGGEQLAALGRTKQGKVFRIESNDAGRTWGEMTLTALPNPNSGTDALTLVDGRHLLVYNHTAKGRSPLNVAVSSDTKHWQAALVLENTPGEYSYPAVIQTRDGRVHLTYTWKRQRVKHVVVDPAKLTLREMRDGAWPE; this is encoded by the coding sequence ATGCAGACGCTCGTGTGGCTGATCGTCGGGACCGTAGTCTTGGGCCAGGCCGCCGCGGTAGGCGCCGAGAACCCGGCGGTCGTGACCTCGGAGTTCATTTACGAGACCGCGCCGTTTCCCAGTTGCCACGCGTCGACCATTGTTGAAACGCGCAACGGCCAGTTGGTGACGGCTTGGTTCGGCGGCACCGCCGAAGGGAAGCCCGACGTCGGCATTTGGTTTTCGCGCCTCATCGACGGCAAATGGACCGCGCCGGTCGAAGTTGCCAACGGTATTCAATCGGACGGCTCGCGCTATCCGTGCTGGAATCCGGTCTTGTTTCAGCCCAAGACTGGCCCGCTGTTCTTGTTCTACAAGGTTGGCGCCGGCCCGAGTCCTTGGTGGGGCGAGGTGCGCACCAGCGCCGACGGCGCGACGTGGAGCGCGGCCGAGCGACTACCTCAGGGAATCTATGGACCGATCAAGAACAAGCCGGTGCAATTGGCCAGCGGCGATCTCCTGTCCCCGACCAGCACCGAGCATGACGGCTGGCGCGTACACTTTGAGCGCAGCACCGACGGAGGCAAAACCTGGTCGGCCACCGCGGCAGTGAACGATGGTCGCCAGATCGGGGCGATTCAGCCCAGCATCTTGTTGCTTGGTGGGGAACAATTGGCGGCCCTGGGACGCACAAAACAAGGCAAGGTCTTCCGCATCGAGTCCAACGACGCCGGGCGGACCTGGGGCGAAATGACGTTGACGGCGCTGCCGAATCCGAACTCGGGGACCGATGCGCTGACGCTGGTCGATGGCCGGCACTTGTTGGTTTACAATCACACGGCCAAGGGGCGCTCGCCGCTGAACGTGGCCGTGTCGAGCGATACCAAGCACTGGCAAGCGGCATTGGTCCTGGAAAACACGCCGGGCGAGTATAGTTACCCGGCGGTGATTCAAACCCGCGACGGGCGCGTGCATCTTACCTATACCTGGAAGCGGCAACGAGTGAAGCACGTGGTGGTCGACCCGGCGAAGCTGACATTGCGCGAGATGCGCGACGGCGCTTGGCCGGAGTAA
- a CDS encoding ribulokinase — MSDSLALGLDFGTEAVRALLVDLHGRERASVSASYQHGQLIETLPGGTRRLPPHYALQHPSDWLRSAARAVRGAIKSAQARPEAVIGLGVDFTSCTMLPAKGDGTPLCLLEEFVDEPLAWPKLWKHHGAEAQTDRINEVARRRDEAFLARYGGVIGLEWFFPKMLETLEHAPRAYAATDVWLEAGDWLVWQLVGGPAAELPRSTCQAGYKGMWSATDGYPSEAFLRAVNPKFARVVADKKPGRLLAPGTTAGGLTRAAAKTLGLREGTPVSAAIIDAHAGVPGAGAAEPGTLVMVLGTSSCHMLNSEVERFVPGVAGIVRDGILPGLVGYETGQAAVGDAFDWLRRLTGQRDFDAMSQAAAALPAGAEGVQCLDWLNGCRTPLMNGSLRGAFRGLALHHGPAHLYRALVEASAFGVRWIVELLRDGGVPVKKFIATGGLPHHNPLVVQVYANVLGEPVVVHPSKQGPALGAAILGALAAGAFCSPEAAIRAMATAKPGTAAVYKPDRSQRRTYDGLYEDYRRLADFEATYRNVASGEK, encoded by the coding sequence ATGTCTGATTCCCTCGCCCTGGGGCTCGACTTTGGCACCGAGGCGGTGCGCGCCTTGCTGGTCGATCTGCACGGCCGCGAGCGGGCCAGCGTCAGCGCGTCGTACCAGCATGGCCAATTGATCGAGACCTTGCCCGGCGGCACGCGCCGGCTGCCGCCACATTATGCGTTGCAACATCCCAGCGACTGGCTCCGCTCGGCCGCTCGCGCCGTGCGCGGGGCGATCAAGTCGGCCCAGGCTAGGCCTGAGGCAGTGATCGGCCTGGGAGTCGATTTCACCAGTTGCACGATGTTGCCGGCCAAAGGCGACGGCACGCCGCTCTGCTTGCTGGAAGAGTTCGTCGACGAGCCGCTGGCCTGGCCCAAGCTATGGAAGCATCACGGGGCCGAAGCCCAGACTGACCGCATCAATGAAGTCGCCCGGCGGCGCGATGAAGCGTTCCTGGCGCGCTACGGCGGCGTGATCGGTTTGGAGTGGTTCTTTCCGAAAATGCTCGAGACGTTGGAGCATGCGCCGCGAGCCTATGCGGCCACCGACGTCTGGCTCGAAGCCGGGGACTGGCTTGTCTGGCAATTGGTCGGCGGGCCGGCGGCCGAGTTGCCGCGCTCGACGTGCCAGGCCGGCTACAAAGGAATGTGGAGCGCGACCGACGGCTATCCCAGCGAGGCGTTCCTGCGGGCGGTGAATCCTAAGTTCGCCCGCGTCGTGGCCGATAAAAAGCCCGGCCGATTGCTGGCGCCGGGGACCACGGCAGGTGGCTTGACGCGCGCGGCGGCCAAGACGCTGGGCCTTCGCGAGGGAACGCCCGTCAGCGCTGCGATCATCGACGCCCACGCTGGCGTGCCGGGCGCCGGCGCGGCCGAGCCGGGCACGCTGGTGATGGTGCTGGGGACCAGCTCGTGTCACATGCTCAACAGCGAAGTCGAGCGCTTCGTGCCCGGCGTGGCGGGCATCGTGCGCGATGGCATCTTGCCCGGGCTGGTGGGATACGAAACAGGTCAAGCGGCCGTGGGTGACGCCTTTGACTGGCTGCGACGGTTGACGGGTCAGCGCGATTTCGATGCCATGAGTCAAGCAGCCGCGGCACTGCCGGCCGGGGCCGAAGGGGTGCAATGCCTGGACTGGCTCAATGGCTGCCGCACGCCGTTGATGAACGGCTCGCTGCGCGGCGCGTTCCGCGGCTTGGCGTTGCATCACGGGCCGGCCCATCTTTATCGGGCGCTGGTGGAAGCGTCGGCGTTTGGCGTGCGCTGGATTGTCGAGCTGCTGCGCGACGGAGGCGTGCCGGTGAAGAAGTTCATCGCCACCGGTGGCCTGCCGCATCACAACCCGTTGGTCGTGCAAGTCTATGCCAACGTGTTGGGCGAGCCGGTGGTCGTTCACCCGAGCAAGCAAGGGCCGGCGCTCGGCGCGGCCATTTTGGGGGCGCTGGCGGCCGGCGCGTTTTGCTCGCCCGAGGCGGCCATTCGCGCGATGGCGACGGCAAAGCCGGGGACGGCGGCGGTCTATAAGCCCGATCGTTCGCAGCGGCGCACGTACGACGGGCTGTACGAGGACTACCGGCGACTGGCTGACTTTGAAGCGACGTACCGAAATGTTGCCAGTGGCGAAAAGTAA
- a CDS encoding PQQ-binding-like beta-propeller repeat protein, which yields MERETTWRKYAMNRTRLLCCLIAAGCFAADSASTQHRLITQGNGKLAIVTGGGAIEWEIPWGGIHDLHVLPSGNVMVQQGASKVVEIDIAKKAVVWTYDSATSNGNQGRRVEVHAFQPLDADRVMIAESGAARIIEVDRAGKLLHEVKLKVDHPNPHTDTRLARKLASGNYLVCHEGDGVVREYSPAGEIAWEYPVPLFDQQPRGGHGPEAFGNKAFAAVRMPSGNTLIATGNGHSVLEVTPRKEIVWSIKQKDLPGITLAWVTTLEVLPSGNYVIGNCHAGPGQPLLIEIDPKTKKVVWQFNEFDRFGNSVSNSQLLDTSSATLR from the coding sequence ATGGAACGTGAAACCACCTGGCGGAAATACGCAATGAACCGGACACGATTGCTTTGCTGTCTGATTGCCGCGGGATGTTTCGCGGCCGATTCGGCGTCGACCCAGCATCGGCTCATCACGCAAGGCAATGGCAAGCTGGCCATCGTCACGGGGGGCGGAGCGATCGAATGGGAAATACCCTGGGGCGGCATTCATGACCTGCACGTCCTCCCCTCGGGCAACGTGATGGTGCAACAAGGGGCGTCCAAAGTCGTCGAGATCGACATCGCCAAGAAGGCCGTCGTGTGGACCTACGACAGTGCCACAAGCAACGGCAACCAGGGACGCCGCGTCGAAGTTCACGCGTTTCAGCCCCTGGACGCCGACCGGGTGATGATCGCCGAGAGCGGCGCGGCGCGGATCATCGAGGTCGACCGCGCGGGCAAGCTGCTGCACGAAGTGAAGCTGAAAGTCGACCACCCCAACCCGCACACCGATACACGCCTGGCCCGCAAGCTGGCCTCGGGCAACTATTTGGTCTGTCACGAAGGGGACGGCGTCGTGCGCGAATACTCCCCCGCGGGAGAAATCGCCTGGGAGTATCCAGTGCCGTTGTTCGATCAACAGCCCCGCGGCGGCCACGGACCCGAGGCGTTTGGCAACAAGGCGTTCGCGGCCGTGCGAATGCCGAGCGGCAACACGCTGATTGCCACGGGCAACGGCCACAGCGTGCTGGAAGTCACCCCACGGAAAGAGATTGTCTGGTCAATCAAGCAGAAAGACCTGCCGGGCATTACGCTGGCATGGGTAACGACGCTCGAAGTCTTGCCCAGCGGGAACTATGTGATCGGCAATTGCCACGCCGGGCCGGGGCAGCCGTTGTTGATCGAAATCGATCCCAAGACCAAAAAGGTTGTCTGGCAGTTCAACGAGTTCGATCGCTTCGGCAATTCGGTTTCGAACTCGCAACTGCTCGATACCAGCAGCGCGACGCTGCGGTGA
- a CDS encoding response regulator: protein MRSSRLFSKALVLLVLLFGITTLAIAVYSARMLDAHLTREYESKGRAIANSVANAAVELMLYRDAATIQTMIDQYLEEGKIQGVSYILVLNARNEIVSHTFAPGVPPQLRSLETHKHQTTVQRVDIPSLGSFIDISAPILASELGTVHVGMDYSLIRRSIGGATVRLAVLMSVIFVLSVMAAYLLMRKIAQPLNQLTRSANRLATADSLGRAVAEASDELTSIASSTDEVGQLAQSFQHMARELSKREQRLLQAERSLRQSEAHFRSLIENVSDVIFKLDRQGVVVYASPSARRVFGLAPEELVGQSLASYVHGDDQERWRQCLAAAQDRPGGSVNAELRVRRLDNTWRFVDASICDLCQNVEVQGIVINLGDITERMLAEALRKDIEAAEAASRAKSEFLANMSHEIRTPMNAIIGMTELVLGSELTGSQREYLTMVLESGESLLLIINQILDFSKIEAGKIDLDSRPFRLREHLGDALKSVAVRAHGKNLELTYHVAADVPDFVEGDPIRLRQIVVNLLGNAIKFTEQGEVVLDVSCESHYDNASRLHFAVSDTGIGIPPEKHAAIFEAFEQADNSTTRRYGGTGLGLAISMRLVSLMGGKLWVESTPGQGSTFHFTIPLTLAEGEPPDTREHMVKVRGLRVLVVDDNATNRRILREMLVNWQMDVTAVSGVVEALEALRDADQSGEPFALILSDMHMPDFDGFALAEQVGKRPAEHQPIILMLTSGDRAGDRERSQELGIASYLLKPVKPSELFDAMALAIDRVRAPEHVSVPTKPAVELCETPLSILLAEDSVVNQKLALGLLTTRGHRLTIANNGQEAVDLAARHTFDLILMDVQMPTMDGLQATSIIRQAELNTDRHIPIIAMTAHAMMEDRDRCLAAGMDGYISKPVRANELFAAIEKLHCGGPAPAVESSASSNSGTYDHDHALSVAGGDIELLQAVADAFREEGPRLLQEIRNAIMRDDRAAFRRVAHTLRGNCRTFGCVAGVETATRLEDIARQEEDTLQKGAELVTCLERQVFQLCERLGSLGNGNGT, encoded by the coding sequence ATGAGATCGTCGCGACTGTTCAGCAAGGCACTGGTGTTGCTGGTGCTGCTGTTCGGCATCACCACCTTGGCCATCGCGGTCTACTCGGCGCGGATGCTGGATGCCCACCTGACTCGCGAATATGAAAGCAAAGGGCGGGCCATCGCCAACAGCGTGGCCAACGCAGCGGTCGAGTTGATGTTGTACCGCGACGCCGCCACGATCCAGACGATGATCGACCAGTACTTGGAAGAAGGGAAAATTCAGGGCGTATCGTACATCCTGGTGCTCAATGCGCGGAACGAAATCGTCTCGCATACGTTCGCCCCCGGCGTGCCGCCGCAGTTGCGGAGCCTGGAAACCCACAAGCACCAGACCACGGTCCAGCGGGTCGACATTCCCAGCCTGGGAAGCTTTATCGACATCTCGGCGCCGATCTTGGCCAGCGAGTTGGGGACTGTCCACGTCGGCATGGACTACAGCCTAATCCGCCGTTCGATCGGCGGCGCGACCGTGCGGCTGGCCGTGTTGATGTCGGTGATCTTCGTCTTGAGCGTGATGGCGGCGTATCTGTTGATGCGCAAGATCGCCCAGCCGCTGAATCAACTGACGCGCAGCGCCAACCGCTTGGCCACGGCCGATTCGCTGGGCCGCGCCGTAGCCGAGGCCAGCGACGAGCTAACCTCGATCGCGTCGTCCACCGACGAGGTCGGGCAACTGGCGCAGTCGTTCCAGCACATGGCCCGCGAGCTGTCCAAACGCGAACAGCGATTGTTGCAGGCCGAGCGCTCTTTGCGACAAAGCGAAGCTCACTTCCGCTCGCTGATCGAAAACGTCAGCGACGTAATCTTCAAGCTCGATCGTCAAGGGGTGGTGGTCTATGCCAGCCCGTCGGCCCGGCGCGTGTTCGGACTGGCCCCCGAGGAGTTGGTCGGCCAGTCGCTGGCGTCGTATGTACACGGCGATGACCAGGAGCGCTGGCGGCAGTGTCTGGCAGCGGCCCAAGATCGCCCCGGCGGCAGCGTGAATGCCGAGCTGCGCGTCAGGCGTCTGGACAACACGTGGCGGTTTGTTGACGCGTCGATCTGCGACCTGTGCCAGAACGTCGAGGTCCAGGGCATCGTCATCAATCTGGGTGACATCACCGAGCGGATGCTGGCCGAGGCGCTGCGCAAAGACATAGAAGCCGCCGAAGCGGCCAGCCGGGCCAAGAGCGAGTTCCTGGCCAATATGAGCCACGAGATTCGCACGCCGATGAACGCGATTATCGGCATGACCGAACTGGTCTTGGGCAGCGAGCTGACCGGCAGCCAGCGCGAGTACCTGACCATGGTGCTCGAGTCGGGCGAATCGCTGCTGTTGATCATCAACCAGATTCTCGACTTCTCGAAGATCGAGGCCGGCAAGATCGACCTCGACTCACGTCCGTTCCGTCTGCGCGAGCACTTGGGCGACGCGCTCAAGTCGGTGGCCGTGCGAGCCCACGGCAAGAACCTGGAGCTCACTTATCATGTCGCCGCCGATGTCCCCGACTTTGTCGAGGGCGATCCAATCCGCCTACGCCAGATCGTTGTGAACTTGCTGGGCAACGCCATCAAGTTCACTGAACAAGGCGAGGTGGTGCTGGACGTCAGTTGCGAGTCGCATTACGACAACGCCTCGCGGCTTCACTTTGCCGTCTCGGACACCGGCATCGGCATTCCCCCCGAGAAGCACGCCGCGATCTTCGAGGCCTTTGAACAGGCTGACAACTCGACCACGCGCCGCTACGGCGGCACCGGGCTGGGGCTGGCCATCTCGATGCGGTTGGTGTCGCTGATGGGGGGCAAGCTGTGGGTCGAAAGCACGCCCGGGCAAGGGAGCACCTTCCATTTCACGATCCCCCTCACGCTGGCCGAAGGCGAGCCCCCCGACACGCGCGAGCATATGGTCAAAGTTCGCGGGCTACGCGTGCTGGTCGTGGACGACAACGCCACCAACCGACGCATCCTGCGCGAGATGCTTGTGAATTGGCAAATGGACGTAACGGCCGTGTCCGGGGTGGTCGAAGCGCTCGAGGCGCTGCGCGACGCCGACCAGTCGGGCGAGCCCTTCGCGCTGATCTTATCGGATATGCACATGCCCGACTTCGACGGCTTTGCCCTGGCCGAGCAGGTGGGCAAGCGGCCGGCCGAGCACCAGCCGATTATCCTCATGCTGACCAGCGGCGACCGCGCCGGCGACCGCGAACGGAGCCAAGAGCTGGGCATCGCTTCCTACCTGCTCAAGCCGGTCAAGCCTTCCGAGTTGTTCGACGCGATGGCCCTGGCGATCGATCGCGTCCGAGCTCCCGAGCACGTGTCGGTGCCGACGAAACCCGCGGTCGAGTTGTGCGAGACGCCGCTGTCGATCCTATTGGCCGAAGACAGCGTCGTGAACCAGAAGCTAGCGCTCGGCCTATTGACCACGCGAGGCCACCGACTGACCATTGCCAACAATGGTCAAGAAGCGGTCGATCTGGCGGCGCGGCACACATTTGACTTGATTCTGATGGATGTACAGATGCCGACGATGGACGGCTTGCAAGCCACGTCGATCATTCGCCAGGCCGAGCTGAACACCGACCGACACATTCCGATCATCGCCATGACGGCCCACGCCATGATGGAAGACCGCGACCGGTGCCTGGCCGCCGGCATGGACGGCTATATCTCAAAGCCAGTGCGGGCCAACGAGTTGTTCGCCGCGATCGAAAAGCTGCACTGCGGCGGGCCAGCGCCGGCGGTCGAAAGCAGCGCCTCGTCGAACAGTGGAACGTACGACCACGACCACGCCTTGTCGGTCGCCGGCGGAGATATCGAATTGCTACAAGCGGTTGCCGACGCCTTTCGCGAGGAAGGGCCGCGGCTATTGCAAGAGATTCGCAACGCCATCATGCGCGACGACCGCGCCGCCTTTCGCCGCGTGGCGCACACGCTGCGGGGCAATTGCCGGACGTTCGGCTGTGTGGCCGGGGTCGAAACGGCTACTCGGCTAGAAGACATCGCCAGGCAAGAGGAAGATACGCTGCAAAAAGGGGCGGAACTAGTGACATGCCTCGAGCGGCAAGTCTTTCAGCTTTGTGAACGCCTGGGGAGTCTAGGAAACGGCAATGGAACGTGA
- a CDS encoding ABC transporter substrate-binding protein, with the protein MLRTWHQIVWANGRPCGARFPRIARGAVVLSTIVVTFVFSYHAPTANADDIVVGMSAAFTGASRGLSIELYRGSVAYFDSVNEAGGIQGRKLRILPYDDGYNPTPAIENTIKLIEQDNVFLLFDYMGSPTTTRVLPLLKMFHDNHHEVCLFFPFTGAQPSRQQPYNRFVFNLRASYHQETAALVDHFVEIGRRRIAVFYQVDAYGRAGWDGVRQTLANYDEQGSRIGHRVDSGREPLRMVAEASYRRGTNYREGMRAQVELLRAGKPDAIISVGTYEACAALIREVRNTGWDVPIANVSGVDSENLLKLLLEAGGSSGRDYTTNLINSQVVPSYHDMSLPAVIEYRALMDRLKPTPPKHLLDQPYDAPPYSYISFEGYLNAKLLTRILEKMGTELKQSRVRDVTEALGEVDLGIDVPASLSPHRHQGLDKVYCTTVLNGRFVPLSDEDWQRWKP; encoded by the coding sequence ATGCTGCGAACCTGGCATCAGATCGTTTGGGCCAATGGACGACCGTGTGGCGCGCGTTTTCCACGTATCGCGCGAGGCGCGGTCGTGCTGTCGACAATCGTCGTCACATTCGTCTTCTCGTACCACGCGCCGACTGCCAACGCTGACGATATCGTTGTCGGCATGTCGGCCGCCTTCACCGGCGCATCGCGCGGGCTAAGCATCGAACTCTACCGCGGCTCGGTCGCTTACTTTGACAGCGTGAACGAAGCCGGCGGCATTCAAGGGCGCAAGCTCCGCATCCTGCCCTATGACGATGGCTACAACCCCACGCCCGCCATCGAGAACACCATCAAGCTGATCGAGCAAGACAACGTCTTCCTGCTGTTCGACTACATGGGCTCGCCGACGACGACGCGGGTGCTGCCGCTGTTGAAGATGTTCCACGACAATCACCACGAAGTCTGCTTGTTCTTTCCTTTCACCGGCGCGCAGCCCTCCCGACAGCAACCGTACAACCGCTTTGTGTTCAATCTGCGGGCGTCATACCATCAGGAGACCGCGGCGCTGGTTGACCACTTTGTCGAAATCGGACGTCGCCGAATCGCGGTCTTTTACCAGGTCGACGCCTACGGCCGGGCCGGCTGGGACGGCGTGCGACAAACGCTGGCCAACTACGATGAACAGGGGAGCCGCATCGGACACCGCGTCGACAGCGGGCGCGAGCCGTTGCGCATGGTGGCCGAGGCCAGCTATCGCCGCGGCACCAACTATCGCGAGGGGATGCGGGCGCAGGTCGAGTTGCTGCGCGCTGGCAAGCCCGACGCCATCATCTCGGTGGGCACCTACGAAGCCTGCGCCGCCCTGATCCGCGAGGTGCGCAACACCGGCTGGGACGTGCCCATCGCCAACGTCTCGGGGGTCGATAGCGAGAACCTGCTGAAATTGCTGCTCGAAGCGGGTGGATCCTCGGGGCGCGACTACACCACGAATCTGATCAATTCACAGGTCGTCCCCAGCTACCATGACATGTCGCTGCCGGCCGTGATTGAATATCGCGCGCTGATGGACCGGCTGAAGCCGACGCCACCGAAGCATCTGCTCGACCAGCCCTATGACGCGCCCCCGTACAGCTACATCAGCTTCGAGGGGTATCTGAACGCCAAGCTGCTGACGCGCATCCTCGAAAAGATGGGGACCGAACTGAAGCAATCGCGAGTGCGCGACGTGACCGAGGCGCTGGGCGAAGTTGATCTGGGGATCGACGTGCCGGCCTCGTTGAGCCCCCACCGGCATCAAGGGCTCGACAAGGTTTACTGCACGACGGTCTTGAACGGGCGGTTTGTGCCCCTTAGCGACGAAGATTGGCAAAGGTGGAAGCCATGA
- a CDS encoding metallophosphoesterase, with protein MSLARRRFLQSAGAAASGLALGSSWLLAAETPAPSFTFAHLTDIHVQPERGAVEGFKQCIAAVNRLPVRPDFVITGGDLIMDALAVDRDRLDLQLKLFDECCRDFELPVHHTIGNHDVVGWADKAKIGKSDPTYGKRLFAERYGQGRTYRSFDHRGWHFILLDSIGQQPGSDEYMGLVDDAQIEWLKGDLQKVGVARPIVIVTHIPFYSTWHQVVASPTAPQNPKSLIDNSHVFRKLLKPYNVKLVLSGHGHVRERIEISRQTHIQSGAVSGAWWRGRIEGDAEAYGVVTCHADRFDYRYETYGWESRPA; from the coding sequence ATGTCCCTCGCACGTCGTCGGTTTTTGCAATCGGCCGGGGCCGCGGCCTCGGGTTTGGCGCTCGGCTCGTCGTGGCTATTGGCGGCCGAGACGCCGGCGCCGTCGTTTACGTTTGCTCACTTGACCGATATTCACGTCCAGCCCGAGCGCGGGGCGGTCGAGGGGTTCAAGCAGTGCATCGCCGCGGTCAACCGGTTGCCGGTGCGCCCTGATTTTGTGATCACCGGTGGCGACCTGATTATGGACGCCCTGGCCGTTGACCGCGACCGGCTTGACTTGCAGCTAAAACTGTTCGACGAGTGTTGCCGCGACTTTGAATTGCCGGTGCATCACACGATTGGCAATCACGACGTGGTCGGCTGGGCCGACAAGGCCAAGATCGGCAAGAGCGATCCGACCTACGGCAAGCGGTTGTTCGCCGAGCGCTATGGTCAGGGGCGAACCTATCGCAGCTTTGACCATCGGGGCTGGCACTTCATCTTGCTCGATTCGATTGGCCAGCAACCTGGCAGCGATGAATACATGGGCCTGGTCGACGACGCCCAGATCGAATGGCTGAAGGGTGACTTGCAAAAGGTCGGCGTCGCGCGGCCGATCGTGATCGTCACGCACATTCCGTTCTATTCGACCTGGCATCAGGTGGTGGCCAGCCCGACCGCGCCGCAGAATCCCAAGTCGCTGATCGACAACAGCCACGTGTTCCGCAAGCTGTTGAAGCCGTACAACGTCAAGCTGGTCCTCAGTGGCCACGGCCACGTCCGCGAGCGGATCGAAATTAGCCGCCAGACGCACATCCAGTCCGGCGCGGTCAGCGGCGCGTGGTGGCGGGGGCGCATTGAAGGAGACGCCGAAGCCTACGGCGTCGTCACCTGCCACGCCGACCGCTTCGACTACCGGTACGAAACCTACGGCTGGGAATCGCGGCCAGCGTGA
- a CDS encoding Gfo/Idh/MocA family oxidoreductase: MPRTSTSHRRLFLKQAAATFALPMLATGALAAPTNRRVRHASFGAGGMAKADLTAIASHPQVDLVAVADVDSQRLAALQKERPTIRVYQDWRVLLDKEAGNLDSVNVSTPDHMHAPIAASALERGLHVYGQKPLTHNVSESRRLTELARQHKRITQMGIQVHSSVEYRSAVELIQSGAIGLVKEVHTWSNKNWGDDTARPDRSDPVPESLDWDGWLGVAEARSFIGSGYYHPGNWRKRLDFGTGTFGDMGCHIYDPVFKALALTAPVSVRSEGPTPNTFNWANNAVVHYTFPRTRFTANDTVTVTWYDGDQRPPQEIQSLAGSKLPGQGSIFIGAKGVMVLPHVGKPILLPESDFRDYALLKLEPINHWHQFVDAVRGEPVTTTAGFDYSGPLTEAILLGGVASRFPKETLQWNAAALQFTNRPEANRFLSRKYRPGFDLTVKS, translated from the coding sequence ATGCCTCGCACGTCCACGAGCCATCGTCGTCTGTTCTTGAAGCAAGCTGCCGCCACGTTCGCCTTGCCCATGTTGGCCACTGGCGCGCTGGCGGCCCCGACCAATCGGCGCGTGCGGCACGCCAGCTTTGGCGCCGGGGGCATGGCCAAGGCCGACTTGACCGCCATCGCCTCGCATCCGCAGGTCGATCTGGTGGCTGTGGCCGATGTCGATTCCCAGCGCCTGGCGGCATTGCAAAAAGAACGACCCACGATTCGCGTCTATCAAGATTGGCGCGTGCTGCTCGACAAGGAAGCCGGCAATTTGGACTCGGTGAACGTCTCGACCCCCGATCACATGCACGCGCCGATCGCCGCCAGCGCCCTGGAGCGCGGCTTGCACGTCTATGGCCAAAAGCCGTTGACGCACAACGTCAGCGAGTCGCGCCGGCTGACCGAGTTGGCCCGTCAGCACAAGCGAATTACCCAGATGGGCATTCAGGTCCATTCGAGCGTCGAGTATCGCTCGGCGGTCGAGCTGATTCAGTCGGGCGCGATCGGTCTGGTCAAGGAAGTTCACACCTGGTCGAACAAGAACTGGGGAGACGACACGGCGCGCCCCGACCGATCGGACCCGGTGCCCGAGTCGCTCGATTGGGACGGCTGGCTGGGGGTGGCCGAGGCGCGGTCGTTCATCGGCAGCGGGTATTATCACCCTGGCAACTGGCGCAAGCGGCTCGACTTCGGCACTGGCACGTTCGGCGACATGGGCTGCCACATCTACGACCCGGTCTTCAAGGCGCTGGCCCTGACCGCGCCGGTTTCGGTTCGATCCGAAGGGCCGACGCCCAACACGTTCAACTGGGCCAACAACGCCGTGGTCCATTACACCTTCCCGCGGACCAGGTTCACGGCCAACGACACGGTCACGGTCACCTGGTACGACGGCGATCAGCGCCCGCCGCAAGAGATTCAATCGCTCGCCGGAAGCAAGCTGCCGGGGCAAGGCTCGATCTTCATCGGCGCCAAGGGGGTGATGGTGCTGCCGCACGTGGGGAAGCCGATCTTGCTGCCCGAGAGCGATTTCCGCGATTACGCGCTGCTGAAGCTTGAACCGATCAACCACTGGCACCAGTTCGTCGATGCCGTGCGCGGCGAGCCAGTGACCACGACGGCAGGTTTCGACTATTCCGGGCCGCTGACCGAAGCGATCTTGCTCGGCGGCGTGGCGTCGCGCTTCCCCAAGGAGACGCTGCAATGGAATGCCGCGGCCTTGCAGTTCACCAATCGGCCCGAGGCCAATCGTTTTCTGTCGCGCAAATATCGGCCCGGGTTCGATCTGACCGTTAAGTCGTAG